In Mycteria americana isolate JAX WOST 10 ecotype Jacksonville Zoo and Gardens chromosome Z, USCA_MyAme_1.0, whole genome shotgun sequence, the sequence TAGCAGAAATACAGAGTTTGTATCTATTGCCATGTATCCcttggaaaaacagaattatTAAACTTCCATTTAAATCAAAGAATCTTGCACATTTTTTGTCTGCTTATTATTCATAACGACAAACAGCACAATATTGCAATAATTGGAGGTgcattaaaattttgcttttactACTTATGCATGAAAGCTGTGCACATGTTGAAGCCACTCAAGACCCCAGCACTATAAATAGTGCTCTATTGTTAGTGGATAAAAGATGAAACAAGTCTTCCGGCACTGGAGCACAGCATGCCCTATTAAACGTTGAGCTCTGCCTGTGCTAAGAGTGAAAGGCGACATCAACTGATAGTCTGCGGGTAAGGCATACGACTGGGAAGCCTTTGCTCTGACTCTGCAGCTTCCCCCAGGCGACACAGGAGCAGCAACTTATCTTTCTGCCTCAGCAATGGCAGAAGCTGTTATAAGACACTGGGTGGAAACTCCCATACGCTATCAAGAGCAGTTTGCTGTCCAAGAACTGGAAGCACACAAACTGGACCACTCTTTATATGCTTTGCCGGGCCCTTCTACAGCTCCACTGGGAGACAGAAGGTGTATTGCTGAAAATACAGGTGAGGCCGGGAAGAGCGGCcagaaggaggaaaacacacaCTTTCAGGTCTTGCTGGACGTTGTGCAGTTCCGCCCCGAAGATATCATTATTCAGACTTTCGAAGGCTGGCTCCTGATTAAGGCTCAGCACGGACCCAGGATGGATGAACACGGTTTCATATCCAGAAGCTTTACCAGACAATACAAGTTACCTAATGGAGTGGAGAACAAAGACTTGTCTGCGCTTTTCTGCCATGATGGCATTTTGGTTGTTGAAATGAAGAACTCAGTGGGAAAGGATTAGAGTCTTGTCCATAGTTCATTGGTGAGATAAAATCATTCTTAATACAACAAAATAATATCATTCAAGCAACGCTGTAGACTGTACTAACCATGTGGCTGTATTTATGTTACAGTAAAGGAaaatctttatatatttttttcagtatgctGAGTTTATTGTTTGATGTGAAATGTTCGACTGCTTGCCTCCAGCTACATATGTGTTGGTAAGCCAGGCTTTTTGAACAGTAGAAAATTTAGGCTAgtcacagcaagagaaaaaaaaaatctatttgataATATATTGAAATAAGGCACATTCATGAGTTCAGTAGGAGGAGTTTTATTGCTAAGGAATAAGCATTTGTCATACATAGTCATAATCATTAAACAAGCAATAGACAGGTTGTGAGTCTTATGGAAATTTAATTTACATAccaaaaattctgttttctaatttttgagattaaatttttcttccttaggcTCTGGAAAAGCACACAAGTTGAAGGAtactatcaagaaaaaaaaccctatttccACAGTTCAAGCTTGTGTACAAAAAAATCCTTGAGAGATTACTTTTTAGAAGTGTGTTGCATGTttgaaactgcaagaaaaaagaataatcactGACTATATTTGCTTGAAAGCAGAGTAAGTAGAAATGATACTTTCTGTCAaagacaaattaatttgaaagaaaacattcaaagatGTTTagaaaattggttttatttaGCATATTCTGCTATCTAttagcaactgaagaaaaaatatattgcttacaAATATTCAAAAGGATCAAATTCTTCCTTGGGAAGCCCCAGTAATAAAAAGGCATTAGTCTAGCACAGATGCCTTTATTCTTACACATTTTAGGTAGTCTTGTTTTTCAATCAGatcaatattttattctttgtgctGCTTGACAGTTTGTGTCTTCAAGAGCAATTTTTCTGCCTATGTATAGTCCCACTCTCCCTGTACCAACATGGGCTCTACAAGAATCTAATTTTAAGAGCGGGGGTTCCTTACTACAGACACAGGTTTAATTTCTGTCCCAGTTTCCCTCATTTCATGAGAGTGGTAGAGATGAAAAGGAAATCCACCCACTATATCTAGTATCTGGTCttctcaacattaaaaaaaataatgctgtaagTGAGTTTGGGAATACTCAAACATTTGAGGAGATATGCAGCTGCAAGTTGAACTGCCTCCTTTTATGTTTACTGGAGATGAGTATGACTGCTGTGCTATGAATAGTAAAGGAATGTGGAATGGAAAGTGCCAAGTTAAATACAGACTCTTTATGATAGCCATCTGCTGTTTGGACAAATCGAAAACATATTCAAATGAAACTGAatacaaatacaattttaagaaTATGAGAAAAATTTGATAAACAAAACCCAGGCTTTCGCCAGCCGAAGCCAGAGAGTTCCTTTAGCTTAAAATGAAAGCCCTAAGCTTGTATTTCTGCACACATCCATTCATTAGAAAGATTTATGTCATGGTCATTTAGACTTGAAGATATTTGAAGCAACTGACTTTAGAAAAGTTGATAGTccaatttttgcattttatttattgtttgtggTAAAACTCACAAGGAATTTGTacaagaaatgcagaataagGTCTGGATTGTAACTTCCCATCAtgtgcaattattttattttaatagagcaGAAGTCAAAAACCTAATGTTTTctaacaaaccaaaccaaatataAAACATATGTCCCTACATTTCCACTCAACCCACACTTTTCCCTCGTATTGTCTGTGTTTAATTTGTGTACTGGTTTAAGATAATAAATGATCACACTGGAAAATCAGATCTAGATTTTCAACAGTTTTAGGTCAAGAAGCTTCCTCAGCCAGGAATCTGAGGGAAGATGTaacatagattttaaaaattgaattctAGATACAGCTCTGGATTTAAACTTTACACACCAACTTTATAAAAGCTCACAAGTTTAGACCCATGGTTACACACCACCTGATGGCCCAACCATTGGGACAGAGTTCAGGATCACCAGTTAGTAACCTGCTTTGGTGATTTTTGTTTACAGAGGATTTTGTAAATTTGATCACTTAAAATGATAGGTTATTATAAAAATGATTCTAGCTATGATTGCAGTGATAGTATTCATAGCCCTAGAGATGAAAAAGCAGTTCTAAAAAAACATAACTGATCTAATTATTTCAAATTAGATCATGATTAAACTACTGGAAACTTGGCAAGGAATTAGACCAGACAGCCGAAATCATACCGTGTGTTCTATATATGTTAATACCATGGTTACACACAGCCCTGCTTATGTACACAGGCCTACCTCACAAAACTGGATGGAGAATTTGGCATTTGGCTGTTGCATATCGTAGGTCTCTTCACATCCCTCTGTGCCCAGGTCTGTATTTGCTGATGATCTCATCAGTTAGAAACCACCGGTACGTACTGACCCAAACACTGCAAGGAGACACCCAGGAGGTTTTTACCTTCTGTAGTACCCAGAGCTTTACAAAAGCCTAGTGCATGCTCCTTGGTGAGCAAGACCTTGCCCTGGCCCAGCACCAGTGTGCTCGTGTAACGGGGACCATGCTGGAGtttggacctgctgctggctACCTGCGTTCTAGCACCAAGAACAATGCAGAGGAAAgtgctcctctcctttttttagTGCCAGTTTATCGAAAGTTCTTGGATGAATGATTTTGATGCGTTTCCCAGAACAGCCTCAAAGTACTTGGCAGAGCATTTCCGAATTGTCTGGAAAGAGCTGTTTTCACATATTGTATGTAATGTTTTACTTTTATAATCTGATTAGAACTGAATGTGAATGTCACAGAGAAAGATGCTAATAATGCTCATGGACAGCAGAATGAGAAATTTATCAACAGCAAAGGATTTCAGAAGAGCTACAGCTTAAGGCAAATTTAAGACATGCTGATGTGGTTAAATTAAGAACCCTGATCTTGGCTGCCTACAGAACCCTGGCCCAGAATAAGCGATAAATGCTGCTGCAAGCCCTGCAGAGCAAGTGTTATGGAGCCTTCTCAGTTCCCATCACTGAAGGATTACCTTTGTAATTAATCAGACTGCTCCTCCAAATGGATAAAGATGATTTCATGTATGAATCTAAGCACTGTGAAAAAAGCTTtcatagaagaagaaaatgtctcaAATCAGCACTAGTCTCCAAAAGCAAGGTAACAAACATACGTTTCCATGTGATCCCTGTGGGCAGAAAGCCCACAAATGCCTTGGAGTTGTTGCCTTTTTATAGTTTCTGCTGCATCCAGGGCACTTGAGATCTCTCTACACAATCCGATACTTGTGGTGCAGTGAACCGAGGCTGACACCCATCAGCCACTCAGTAGTCGCTCGGCTACAGCCCTGGGCCTTGAAAAATAGGAAGGGAAACCCCTGGGGTACCATGGTAGCAACATTCCCTCTAAGAGGGGTAGGTCTTCTGTTCCTTGCTTAGTTCATAGCCAGgaattaaaatgtgcttttttgtttCGAGTAACGCTACAAGATTTGGCTTTTAATGGGTGTCATGgattaatcccagccagcaactaagccccacacagccactcactcaatACCcactccccagtgggatgggggaagagaatcagaagagtaaaagtgagaaaactggtgggttgagataaagacagtttaatatttggaataaaatgaGATTATGATATTgttgtggtggttgttgttgttattattatcattattattattaatattaatgaaaaggaaaataacaaaaagagaaataaaacccaagatagacaagtgatgcaaatgaaaacaattgctcaccacccgctggccaatgcccagcctgtccccgagcagcagccccccagccagctttccccctagtttacatgctgagcatgacgccatatggtatggaatagccctttggtcagttggggtcagctgtcccagccgtgtcccctcccaactccttgtgcacccccatcctcctcgctggtggggtggggtgaggagcagaaaaggccttgactctgtgtaagccctgctcagcaacaactaaaacatccctgtgttatcaacactgtttccagcacaaatccaaaacatagccccatactagctactgtggagaaaattaactctatcccagccaaacccaccacattctccaccccttattccataccattcatgtcatgctcaggtctcacacgaTCCAATACATTCTTATTACCCACTACCACTTTCCCCGTCCTTTGATATAATatacagatatcattcccctagcctatggaccacccctgtaaaatgccagtaaaatgtccataaatgtccacaaaaagtccactgagttcatttaatccatgactttgggctccatctgttatggtggtcactcaggacaggagaggtggtgtgttgcgtgcagatattgggcaccaaagccagctcaggtcaggtcactgctgcacttgcactgcttcttgtaaggcttctcctccattggttcaggtggttccagctgtagtaattcccataacatgcaactcaaatgctgggttacaacaatttaaaggtatttccattacaatctccacccctggtccctttggggcaGGTTATAGGgcttaacattgcaatgaactcctccccttgctcctagcctggctagcaacaaggggttcctgctatagtaattcctataacatgtaaCTCAAATCATGGATTATTGTCACT encodes:
- the HSPB3 gene encoding heat shock protein beta-3, which encodes MAEAVIRHWVETPIRYQEQFAVQELEAHKLDHSLYALPGPSTAPLGDRRCIAENTGEAGKSGQKEENTHFQVLLDVVQFRPEDIIIQTFEGWLLIKAQHGPRMDEHGFISRSFTRQYKLPNGVENKDLSALFCHDGILVVEMKNSVGKD